CGTGGCCATAGGAcgggaaaagatcagttttcattccaatcccaaagaaatgcaatgccaaagaatgttcaaactaccgcacaattgcattcatctcatacactagcaacgtaatgctcaaaattctccaagccaggcttcaacagtacatgacccgtgaacttccagatgttcaagcttgttttagaaaaggcaaaggaaccagatttcaaattgccaacatctgctggatcatcaaaaaagcaagagagttgcataaaaacatctacttctgcttcattgactatgctaaagccttcgactgtgtggatcaccacaaactgtagaaaattcttaaaaagccggaataccagaccaccgtacctgcctcctgagaaatctgtatgcaggtcaagaagcaacagtcagaaccagacatggaacaacagtttggttccaaattgggaaggtagtagtcaaggctgtatatcatcacattgcttatttaacttctatgcagaggacataatgtgaaatgctgggctggatgaagcacaagctggaatcaggattgctgggagaaatatcaatatatgcatctcagatatgcagatgacatcacccttatggcagaaagtgaagaggaactaaagagcttcttaatgaaagtgaaagaggagagtgaaaaagttggcttaaaactcagcattcagaaaactaagatcaaggtatcctgtcccatcacttcctggcaaatagatggggaaacaatggaaacagccaGAGACTTtgtttttcagggctccaaaatcactgcagatggtgactgcagccatgaaattaaaagaagcttgctccttggaagaaaagctatgaccaatctagacagcatattaaaaagcagagacattactttgccaacaaaggtctgtctagtcaaagctatggtatttccagtagtcatgtatggatgtgagagttggactataatgaaagctgagtgctgaaaaattgatgcttttgaactgtggtgttggagaagactcttgagagccccttggactgcaaggagagccaaccagtccatcctaaaggaaatcagtcctaaatattcattcgaaggactgatgctgaaactgaaactccaatactttggccacctgatgcgaagaattgagtcattggaaaagaccctgatgctgggaaagattgaaggcaggaggagaaggggacaacagaggatgagatggttggatggcatcacagactcgatggacatgagtttgagcaattttctgaatttggtgatggacagagaagcctggtttgtTGCTGCCCATCGGGTCgcaaaaggtcggacacgactgagcgactgaattgaactgaccttactgctgctgctgctgctaagtcgcttcagtcttgtccgactctgtgcgaccccatagatggcagcccaccaggctcccccgtccctgggattctccagacaagaacactggagtgggttgccatttccttctccaatgcatgaaagtgaaaagtgaaagtgaagtcgctcagtcgtgtccgactcctagcgaccccatggactgcatccatccatgggattttccaggcaagagtattggagtggggtgccattgccttctcccatggaggagcctggcgggctacaatccctggggtcgcaaagagtcaaagagTCAGTCTAAATTGttagactgagcgactaagaattCAACACCTGCGTGGCGTGAGGCCAAAAGACTGGACAGAATAAACGCTGGACTGTGGTACAACCCCTGCTCACCGTCCAGAAGGCTTGGAAGCTAGGAACTGACCCTACAGTATCAAAACACTCCCTCAACAGCCAGTAAAAAGCATTTAGGGGCGGAGGCTCCGAGTCCCCGCCCCTCCCGGCCCGCCCCTAGGCCCGAAAAGGAGGCGGGGCTCCGCAGACGCCGCGGCGGGCGAAATGCTGCAGCCGGCGGTACGCCTGGTGTGGCTGAGTCAGGTTCCCTACGCCGAGTTGCTGGCGTTGCAGCAGCGTTGGCTGCGGCGGCTGCAGGCCGAGCCAGGGACCGAGGCGGGTGCCCTCCTGCTCTGCGAGCCCGCAGGGCCTGTGTATACCACCGGGCTGCGCGGCGGTCTGACATCCGAGGAGACTGCGCGACTGCGGGCCCTGGGTGCCGAGGTGCTCCCCCTTGGCCGGGGCGGCCTAGCCACCTTCCACGGCCCGGGCCAGCTGCTGTGCCACCCGATACTCGACTTACGACCCCTCGGCCTGCGCCTGCGCACCCACGTGGCCGCGCTGGAGGCGTGCGCCGTGCGCCTGTGCGAGCTCCAGGGCCTACCGGGCGCCCGCGCGCGGCCCCCACCCTACACTGGAGTTTGGTTCGGCGAGCGCAAGATCTGCGCGATCGGTGAGCGCCTTGGGGCGGGGCCTGGCGGGGCCGGACCAATGGTGGTGAGGGCAGAGCTCCGGGCGGGTGTCACTGGCGCGGGTTTTGAATCATCTGCCCACTGCCTTTATCTAAGGCTCttctcactgatatcttcagaACCAGGTCACTTCGGAGGTCACGTGGTTCAACACACTCATATTTAGAAATGGAGAGACAACGAGAAGTGAGTTGCCAGGTTACTTCACAATATCTGGACAATAagggtgaaatttttttttcataatttttttaaacagcgGAATCTTTGTTAAAGGACGTTTCTGTAATGTCCATAGTAAGTGCAGCCAGTGTGGAGTCACAGGCGTCTCCTCTCATTTTGTCCCGCTCCCCGATCTGTGTCCAACCTCTTGGGTGCTCTAGAAACAGAATTGGAAAATCGGTGGTCTAGTCCAGTTTCTTCATCTCACTGAGGACCGTCATGAAGCCTGGGGAGGGAGGATGTCTATTCTAAGAGCCGTTGGTTTGCCTTGCAGGTGTCCGCTGTGGAAGGCACGTTACGTCCCACGGCCTGGCGCTGAACTGTTCTACGGACCTCACGTGGTTTGAGCACATTGTGCCCTGTGGGCTGGTTGGGACAGGCGTCACTTCTCTGAGTGAGGAGCTCCAGAGGCATGTCACTGTGGATGAAGTAATACCACGTTTCCTTGAGGCCTTTAAAGAGACCTACAAGTGCACGTTGACCTCAGAGGACAGCTCCAGCTGAAGGGCGTTTATATTATCTCACGCTGGAGGTCTTGTCTTGAAAAGCACCACCAGACTTGGGAGTCACTGAAACCTAGATTCTAGAACTGGCCCTGTCATTCACACATCAGGAGACTGTGGGCAGATCATGAGCTCTGGGCCCTTGGTTCCATATGTATACGGTTTATTTATATCTTCCCAACCTACCTCAGATATGAAAACATTGTGAAAAGCACAAAGATAAGGCATTAGCACTACTGTCGACACCCATTTCTTAGCTCAGAAAAACTCAGGTATCATAGCGTGTCATTTCTCAAATATTTCCTCAATACTGTATTTAATTGGGAAATCTGGGCTCCAGTTCCTTTGATTGTTGTAAGAATCATTTTTCAGGATCATCCAGGTGAAGGTGATgtgatgtggattttttttcattctcaggAGACCTGGGAGCTTTCTGCAATGACAGGGAAgtggaaagacttctttaaaGAGTAATATGGGATTCTGTCTTCCTGGGTTGGATTCCTCAAGCCTGATGGCTTTTTTAGTTAGGTAACCTGAGCTAGGCCAAAGGCTACGGGAAAGAGAATAATAATTTCTGACCCTGTACAAATGCCAAAAatagaagggtttttttttttaatatgagatcTCTATAAAGGTTGTATGTTAATTATCTATAACATGTCACCCCAAAGCTTAATGACttaaaagaataaacatttattatctcatatacTGTGGTTTGGAAATTTGGGAGAAGCTTAGCTGAGTGGTTCTGGGTCAAGGTCTCTTCTGAGATGCAATCGAGATGTCAGCTGtcggaggacttccctggttctccagtggttaagactctgtgctgccaatgcGGGGgccacaggttcaaaccctggctggggacctaagatcccatatgctgcatggtgcagccaaaagatttttaaaaaaaaaagatgttagcCGGGGCAGCTCTCATCTGAAGACTTGACTAAGGCTGTGGAATCAGCTTCCAAGATGACTGACTCATATGCTTGGTTGGTACTGGTTATTAACAGGAGGgcttaattcctcttcactccatgttgctcagtcgctcagtagtatttgactctttgtgacccgccatggactgcagcacaccaggcttccctgtccatcaccaactcccagagcttgctcaaactcacatccatagagtcgatgatgccatccaaccatcttgtcctctattgcccccttctcctgccttcagtctttcccagcatcaggatcttttccaaggagtcagctctttgcatcagatggccaaagtattggagctttagttttagcatcagtccttccaataaatatttcagattgatttcctttaggattgattggtttcatctctttgcaacccaagggactctcaagattctcctccaacactacagttcaaaagcatcaattctttggcactcagctttcttcatggtccagctctcacatccatacatgctactgggaaaaccatagctttgaccagacggacctttgttggtagtgtctctgctttttaataagctgtctaggttggtcatagcttttcttccaaggaacaagcttcttttaatttcatggctacagtccctctgcaatgattttggagtcctaaaaaataaagtctctcactgtttccattgtttcaccatctgtttgccatgaagtgataaaaccagatgccatgatcttcatttttttaatgttgagctttaagactctttagttcctcttcactttctgccatgggtggggggtgggggtgtcatatgcatatctcaagttttttatatttctcctggctatcttgattccattttgtgcttcatccagcctggcatttcgcataatgtcctctgcatagaagttaaataagcagggtgactatatacagctttgatgtactcctttccgaatttggaaccagtttgttgttccatgtctggttctaactgttgcttcttgacctacatacaggtttcttaggaggcaggtaaggtggtctggtattcccggctctttaagaattttccacagtttgtggtgatccacacagtcaaaggctttagcagagtcagtgaagcagatgtagatatttttctggaattttcttgctttttctgtgatccaacagatgttggcaatttgaaatctggttcctctgccttttctaaatccagcttgaatatctggaagttcacagttcacatactgctgaagcctggcttggagaattttgtgcattactttgttagtgtgtgagatgaatgcaattgtgtgatagtttgaacattctttggcattggctttctttgggattggaatgaaaactgaccttttccagtcctatggccactgctgagttttccaaatttgctggcatattgagtgaagcactttaacagcatcatcttttaggatttgaaacagctcagctggaatttcattgcctccactatctttgttcttagtgatacttcctaaggcccacttgactttgcactccaaggtgtctggctctaggtgagtgatcacaccatcgtcgttaactgggtcattaagatctcttttgtatagtttttctgtgtatttttgccaccttttcttaatatcttctgcttctgttaggtccgtaccatttctgtcctttattgtgcccatctttgcatgaaatgttcccttggtatctaattttcttgaagagatctctagtctttcccattctattgttttcctatatttctttgcattggtcactgaggaaggctttcttatctctccttgataatctttgaaactctgcatttagatgggtatatctttccttttctcctttgcctttctcttcttttctcagctatttctaagcccccctcagacaaccattttgcctttttgcatttctttttcacgGGGATGGTTGCACTTTATAGGGCTGCTTGCATATTCTCATTGCCTGGCAACTGGCTTTCCCCAGAGCAAGCGATGCCAGAAAGAGACAAGGTAGAAGCCACAGTGTCTTCTGTGACCCAGCACTGGAAGTCACACAGGCATTTCTGCAGTCTCCTAAGATGTGAGCCCTATTTATTCAGTATAGAAGGGACTACGCAAGGGTGATAAGAGGTGCAGGTCATTAAGGGCCGTCTTGGAGACTGGCTACCACAGGCAGTTAGGGTAGAAGGAGCCTTGAATAAGAAGTCAGGCAACCTCAGTTCCAGTCCTGGCTCTGTAAAACAGTAACCAACAACATTCTAGATGGCAGCTGCTTCCTGAGGGACTGCAGAGAACAGAGCTCCCTGCTGTTGATTGGCGTGTACTGGAGGTAAGCCACCAAAGTGTTCATTTGTGCCACAACTAGTGAAGCCCTCACCCTTTAGAGCCCgtactccacaagagaagccaccaccgtgAGAatcctgctcgctgcaactagagaaagccctcacacagcaatgaagacccagagcaatcataaataaatgaataaatagttaagatggtaaattttaaaaatccaagattGGAGTTGTGGCTGGCTCCTGAACAAAACCAGAACTTGTAGTCCTTAGGAACCCACATGGTCTCTTCTGTTCTCTGCCGTGCTTCCTGGTGTGTTTGCTTCATTCTGTCTTACTCCAGTCCAGCTTTCTCTGTTTCCCAGGCCATGTGGTAGAAGATGGCTTCTGCTGCTGTTACCCATGTATGTTGGAGTAAAGTCAAGGAAAATCCCCAGGTTTCTGGATGCGAGGTATTGCTGGAACAGAGAACACTGGATGATGACCAAGTTTGGAGAGGATGATAAtgagtttgctgctgctgttgctgctgctgctaagtcgcttcagtcatgtccgactctgtgcgaccccatagacggcagcccgccaggctacccctttcctgggattctccaggcaagaatactggagtggcttgccgtttccttctccaatgcatgaaagtgaaaagtcaaagtgaagtcgctcagtcgtgtccgactcttagcaacctcatggacggcagcctaccaggctcctccatccatgggattttccaagcaagagtactggagtggggtgccattgtcttctctggatAATGAGTTTAGTTTTTGATGAGTCAAGGTTGAGATACTTGTGGAAGATGCATGTGGAGAGGCCCAGTTGGGTCTGTGGATCTGGAGCACAGCTGTCTTGAGTGACAGTTTATGTCTGGAAGCCCAAAGAGAGAAGCTGAGGGCAGAGGGCTGATAAGTGTGAGGTGCAGGCCAAGGAGACCGAGAAGCAGTCTAGGCAGAGATGTAGCACAGGACCCAGAATGAGACAATATGCTGATCTCATTCACTCTTCTGGCTGCATAGCAAGATGGGGAGGTTTATttcacagatgacaaaactgGCTTGGGAGGCGGAGTGACTTCTATGAGGTCATGCACTTAGGGGCAGAGTCAGTCCCTGGCTCCTAAGCTGGGTCTTTCCGCTCTTGCACAGCTGTCTCTGAAGGGAGAGCAGGGAGAGCCAAGGAGGTCGCTGAGCCTGTGGAACTGGGTCAGGCCACTGCTGCGGGTTCCCGACTCCTTCCTTCCTGGTCAGAGCCCACCTCCGGTTTCCCACCGGGGCCCTTCCTCAAGGAAGGAAGCTAGGCATACGAAGGAGGGTAGTTAACACCCTGGCTTTCCCACCTCCAAAAAGTCTCTTCTTGTTTATGCAGAGTCTTTTCCTCCTAAATAAACAAACTGTCCAGGGTCTGGTAAATGAGTGCTAAGTGCGAGGACGTGACCGACTGCAGTGACTTTCCCAGCATCTTATTCCTCAGCAAGGCTGGCAGGAAACCAGACAGGACCTGCTCTGGCAGTATGACCAGGTGCGCCTCGCTTCATGGCAAGAGCCTCTTTCTGAAAACCTTTATGGAAATCAGATGTTTGCAatcaaaatgtgattttttttttcactaaattgtAATTTACATATTATCACACCATGTTACAATAactatacagttttaaaaaacaagaaaaatttcactCCCACCTAAAAAACATCCTTTCCATTTGTGTGTGTTTCCAGTACTTGATCATAAGCCGACATCTTTTATTATTCTAACCCATTATTCTGTCTTATAATTCTATTATTATAAAGTATTACATGGAAAAAATTTTGTATACTCTTTTAAACCAAACATAATATTACAAACATTTTCCCACATTGCCAGatagtctttaaatttttaatgtcttaatcttatttttatttcttttaaaacaaatcttCTAAAAAATATATCGGTAATACATGCACATGGAATTAAGTTTAAAAGGTACaagcaggctttcctggtggttcagtggttaaggctccaaaCTCTCAATGTAGGgggcacggatttgatccctggtcagggaactgagattcccaCGTGCTGCATgggcagccagataaataaaaggTACAAAATGCTACTACTGAATTGTAAGTCTTACTGCTATCCCTTTTTCTCTGTAAACCCAGGCCCTTTCCTAGAGGCTTAAATGAAGGTAAATGTCTCATTTATATTCTTCACGTGTATTTTATACATATCTAGGCATACATGCATTTTCATGTGGTAGCATACTATACACACATCCCTGTACTTTGGAGATTGCATCAGGTCAGTATATAAAGatcatcctcattttaaaaatgactatgGAGTATTCCATGACTATGGAATATTCTGAATACTATGGAGTATTCAGTGAATTTATCATGACTtatttatctgctgctgctaagtcacttcagttgtgtccgactctgtgcgacctcatagatggcagcctaccaggctctgctgtccctaggattctccaggcaagaacactggagtgggttgccatttccttcttcaatgcatgaaagtgaaaagtaaaagtgaagtcgctcagtcgtgtctgactcttcgagactgcatggactgaagcctaccaggctcctccgtccatgggatttctccaggcaagagtattggagtggggtgccattatctAATCCCCCATAATGATGTTTAGATTATCACTAATTCTTTGTTTTACAACTAAAGCTACAGTGAGAatctaggacttccttggtggtccagtggctaagactctgagctcccaatgcagggggcctgggtttgatccctagttagggaactagctcccacatgccactgcATTGTGTAATGCGTGTGGTGAGCACAGAGTTTGCATTTCTGGAAGTGATTTTCTGAGTCAAAGGATATGTGCATTTTTATTAGATGTTGTCATATTGCCTTCCATAAAACTTGCTAATTTATGTTTCCATCAGCAATGTACAATGCCTGTTGTATTGGAATTTTAACAGTTTTAGCATCTTAGAGTTTTTCATCATTAAAGTTTTTTAGCATAAACTCTTTCTAATGTACAGCAGTGAATCCCATGTACCCGTCATTCAGGTAAAACAATTAACTCATGACCAGTCTTAGCTTATCTAAACCTGGGCCCATTTCCCGCCTCCTCCCTGGATTATTGTGAAGCAAGTCACAGATACTGTATTATttcatgaataaatatttcagtatgtattCTCAAAATATAAGGACTCAAAATGTAAccacaatatactaacacatgaAAAATACATCTTCAGTATCAACAAATATTCAGTTAATACTCAGATCTCTCTCTCTTCACCTTTCCCTCTCCCTATAGGTGATTTGTtcaaaccagaattgaaacaaaGTCTACACACTGAATTTGGTTAAGGCTCATAAATGTCTCTGAAGTCTTTTTTCACCTATAGgttcctcctccctcttttgaAGATCTTTTCCTCCTGTATTTCCTGAAGATTAAAACGTA
This portion of the Capra hircus breed San Clemente chromosome 15, ASM170441v1, whole genome shotgun sequence genome encodes:
- the LIPT2 gene encoding putative lipoyltransferase 2, mitochondrial — encoded protein: MLQPAVRLVWLSQVPYAELLALQQRWLRRLQAEPGTEAGALLLCEPAGPVYTTGLRGGLTSEETARLRALGAEVLPLGRGGLATFHGPGQLLCHPILDLRPLGLRLRTHVAALEACAVRLCELQGLPGARARPPPYTGVWFGERKICAIGVRCGRHVTSHGLALNCSTDLTWFEHIVPCGLVGTGVTSLSEELQRHVTVDEVIPRFLEAFKETYKCTLTSEDSSS